One genomic window of Coffea eugenioides isolate CCC68of chromosome 1, Ceug_1.0, whole genome shotgun sequence includes the following:
- the LOC113775166 gene encoding ABSCISIC ACID-INSENSITIVE 5-like protein 2, whose product MGFQTMGSHGSGQQSHLQPPLARQNSWFSLTLDEVENQLGNLGKPLGSMNLDELLKNVCTAEANTGLDISNSSPAAALQRQASLTLARAFSGKTVDEVWRAIQLGQKMKSLEDIDSQSTLGETTLEDFLVKAGLFVADASLAPEMVLDSSLTAQNFTPQIGLSPTVSLDALSDSPLPGRKRNSADVEKTIERRLRRKIKNRESAARSRARKQAYHNELVTKVSRLEEENIKLKKEKELEKMLPLDSSSEPRYQLRRTSSF is encoded by the exons ATGGGGTTTCAGACAATGGGTTCTCATGGAAGCGGGCAACAATCACACTTACAACCACCATTGGCCAGGCAGAATTCTTGGTTTAGTTTGACACTTGATGAAGTAGAGAATCAATTGGGTAACTTAGGTAAACCACTTGGTAGCATGAACCTTGATGAATTGCTTAAAAATGTGTGCACTGCAGAGGCAAATACTGGGTTGGACATCAGTAATTCCTCGCCAGCAGCTGCTCTTCAGCGACAGGCTAGCCTCACCCTAGCCAGGGCTTTTAGCGGGAAGACAGTTGATGAGGTGTGGAGAGCTATCCAGTTAGGCCAGAAGATGAAGAGCCTTGAGGATATTGATAGTCAGTCAACTCTTGGGGAAACGACTTTGGAGGATTTCTTGGTAAAAGCAGGGCTTTTTGTCGCTGATGCTTCTTTAGCACCTGAAATGGTGTTGGATAGCTCGTTGACTGCACAGAATTTTACTCCACAAATTGGTTTGTCACCAACTGTTTCACTTGATGCTCTATCAGACAGCCCTTTGCCTGGAAGGAAGAGGAATTCTGCAGATGTAGAGAAAACAATTGAACGGAGGCTaagaagaaaaatcaagaataggGAATCTGCTGCACGCTCGCGAGCAAGAAAACAG GCATACCACAATGAGCTGGTGACTAAGGTTTCACGTCTTGAAGAGGAAAATATAAAGCTGAAGAAAGAGAAG